In Proteus vulgaris, one DNA window encodes the following:
- a CDS encoding DMT family protein, whose amino-acid sequence MFYKFTPIILLIISNVFMTFAWYGHLKYGNKPLIIVILLSWLIAFVEYCFAVPANRIGHNYYSAAELKTIQEVITLTIFAIFSVTYLGENFTLNHFIGFLLIGAGALFIFKGPF is encoded by the coding sequence ATGTTCTACAAATTTACACCTATCATTCTCCTGATAATTTCCAACGTTTTTATGACGTTCGCTTGGTATGGTCATCTAAAATATGGTAATAAACCTCTCATCATCGTCATTCTTTTAAGCTGGTTGATTGCATTTGTTGAGTATTGTTTTGCTGTGCCTGCAAATAGAATTGGCCATAATTACTACAGTGCAGCAGAATTAAAAACTATACAAGAAGTGATCACATTAACGATTTTTGCTATTTTTTCTGTCACTTATTTAGGCGAGAATTTCACATTAAATCACTTTATTGGTTTTCTTTTAATTGGTGCGGGTGCCTTATTTATTTTTAAAGGCCCTTTTTAG
- a CDS encoding YkgJ family cysteine cluster protein has translation MSKHSNDFIYMQDNPCMHCGACCAYFRVSFYWAEMVSGGGVVPDELTEPLTPFLSCMKGTNSKKPRCDKLIGEVGECVSCSIYEQRPSPCREFQQSWVNGIPNEACDRARAACGLPPLTHTTLPHSA, from the coding sequence ATGAGCAAACATTCTAACGATTTTATTTATATGCAGGATAATCCCTGTATGCATTGTGGCGCTTGTTGTGCCTATTTTAGAGTTTCGTTCTATTGGGCTGAAATGGTGAGTGGAGGAGGAGTTGTTCCTGATGAGTTAACAGAGCCACTCACTCCTTTCCTCTCTTGTATGAAAGGAACAAATTCTAAAAAGCCGCGTTGTGACAAACTTATCGGTGAAGTGGGTGAGTGTGTAAGTTGTTCTATTTACGAACAACGCCCTTCTCCTTGTCGTGAGTTCCAACAATCTTGGGTAAATGGTATTCCTAATGAAGCATGTGATCGTGCTAGAGCAGCTTGTGGTCTACCACCATTAACACACACCACGTTGCCTCACTCTGCGTAA
- a CDS encoding DUF1287 domain-containing protein, producing the protein MKITVSSLFLLLIIPFSSAKAITAEQNEKLVEYATDLPRAVIYDSDYRKIDYPNGDVPAYKGVCSDVIIRSYRGIDIDLQKLLHEDIKANFSAYPSKRMWGLNKPDTNIDHRRVPNLEVFFSRKGKVKPITKNAEDYVPGDIVSWRLDNGRPHIGIVVNKKSWDNQRYLVMHNIGFGQVAEDILFSWKITGHFAY; encoded by the coding sequence ATGAAAATAACGGTATCTAGCCTTTTTCTTTTATTGATTATTCCTTTTTCAAGTGCAAAAGCAATAACGGCAGAGCAAAATGAAAAGCTGGTGGAATATGCCACTGATTTACCAAGAGCTGTGATTTATGACTCTGATTATCGTAAAATAGATTATCCAAATGGTGATGTTCCTGCTTATAAAGGGGTTTGTAGCGACGTTATTATTCGTAGTTATCGTGGAATTGATATCGATCTACAAAAATTACTGCATGAAGACATTAAGGCAAATTTTTCAGCTTACCCAAGCAAACGGATGTGGGGCTTGAATAAGCCAGATACAAATATAGATCATCGTAGAGTGCCTAATTTGGAAGTTTTTTTCTCACGAAAAGGAAAAGTAAAGCCTATTACTAAAAATGCAGAGGATTATGTACCTGGTGATATTGTTAGTTGGCGTTTAGACAATGGTCGGCCTCATATTGGTATTGTGGTAAATAAAAAAAGTTGGGACAATCAACGTTATCTTGTCATGCATAATATTGGTTTTGGACAAGTTGCCGAAGATATTTTATTTTCATGGAAAATAACGGGACATTTTGCTTACTAG